Genomic segment of Amphibacillus xylanus NBRC 15112:
CAGGAAGGGTAACTACAAAATTAAAACTAGTTGTTTAAACCCCTAAAGTACGATAAACTAAAAATGTGAATTATTGTCTGAATAATATGTTAATTCTAAATTGATAGAGCTTGATTTTACTCAAGCAATAAAGGGAAAAGGAGTTAAACCATGTCATTAAAAATAGAACAGGTAACCAAGCGTTTTGGTAATTTTACTGCAGTTGACAACCTGACATTAGAGATTCCAGAAAAGCAAATTTTTGGTTTTCTCGGATCAAACGGTGCAGGTAAAACGACCACTTTCAGAATGATACTTGGTTTAATAGATGCAACTGAAGGTAAAATTACTTGGCAAGGTGAACCTATTAATTACGAAAGAACGGATCAGATCGGGTATTTACCTGAAGAGCGTGGCTTGTATCCAAAATTATCGGTTCGGGATCAAATTGTCTATTTAGCTAGATTAAGAGGGATGGACAAAAAAGATGCGGTTGTGGAATTAGAGAAATGGTTGGAACGATTTGAAGTCCCACAAAATATTGATAAAAAAGTTCAGGAGTTATCAAAGGGGAACCAGCAAAAAATCCAATTTATTTCTGCCGTTATTCATCAACCGAAACTATTAATCTTGGATGAGCCATTTAGTGGTCTTGATCCTGTTAATATTGAAATGATGAAGGATGCAGTTATTGATCTAAAAGAAAGCGGTACATCAATTGTCTTTTCATCACACCAGATGAATACTGTCGAGGAGCTTTGTGAATCGTTATGTATTATCCAAGAAGGTAAACAGATTATTCATGGAAGTTTAATAGATGTTAAGCGCTCATTTGGTAAGAAGAATGTTTATATTCATGCTGATTTTGATCTAACATTCTTAAAGGATCTCCCTGGTGTTGTGAGCCAAAGAATTACTCCAGAAGGTTGCAAGCTACAAATTGAAAGTGAAGATATTTCTCAGTCAGTTCTGGAAGCAGTTAAAAACAAAGGTTTTGTTCGTCGTTTTGCATTAGAAGAACCTTCTTTAAATGATATCTTCATTGAGAAAGTAGGTAAATCATATGGCTAAGTTTTGGATTGTACTCTCTCATACGTATATGTCTCGTTTTAAATCAAAGTCATTTATTATCACAACAGCAATCTTTGTACTCTTTTTCGTTGGGATGGGTAACATTGATCGGATTATTGGCTTGTTTGATAATGATGATGTTCTTGATCAAGTTGCTGTTATAGATGAAACAGGTGGAATTTACACTAGTTTAATTGAGCAATATGAACAGATTGACGCAAATTTTGAGTTTGTTGAATATGAAGGCACTTTGGCTGATGCTGAGGAAGATATTTTATCAGGAGCAATCAAAGGCTTGCTGCATATTAAGCCTGATCCAGATAATTATTTTGTAGTAGAGTATCATACTGATCAGCTTATTAACCAGTCGATACAATATCAGCTGACAAACGATTTGCAACAACTGAAAAACGCATATGCAATAGCTGATCAAGGAATTGATTATGCTATGCTCGAGGAAATCTATCAACCTATTAAATTTGAGACGGTTGCGGTTGAACTTGCAGATGGCACAACAGCTCGAACTGCTGAAGAAATTGGTGCTGCTCAAGGTTTAGTTTATGTCATGCTGTTTATTTTATATTTTGCAGTCCTCCAGTACGGGAATATGATCGCAATGGATATTGCTAATGAAAAATCATCACGAGTAATGGAAATTCTAATTTCAAGCTCATCACCGATTAGTCAAATGTTTGCTAAGATTATCGGAATCTCGTTATTAGGTTTAACACAGATTAGTATTTTCTTAGTTAGTGGCTATCTCATTATTGAGAGTAGAGCCGAAGACATGAACGGAGAATTTTTCGAGGTGTTTGGTTTTGCAGATGTTCCTATTTCGACTTATGTGTACGCTGTTGTATTCTTTATTCTTGGCTACTTTTTATATGCAACATTGTCTGCGATGCTGGGTTCACTCGTGACAAGAATGGAAGATGTCGGTCAGATTATGCTACCAGTCACATTGATGATCGTCGTTGCATTTATGATTTCAATGTTTGGCCTCAATATGCCTGAATCAAGCCTAGTAACTGTCACATCATACATTCCATTTTTATCACCGCTCGTTATGTTTTTAAGAGTCGGTTTACTAGATGTTCCAATCTGGGAAATTGGTTTAAGCATAGGTCTGTTAGTATTAACAACAATTATCCTCGCTGTAATCGGTGCAAGAGTATACCGTGGCGGTGTATTGATGTACGGAAGAAGTGCATCCTTAAAAGACTTTAAACGCGCACTACAATTATCAAAAAAAGATCGCTAATATATAGCCCGGGCACAATAAGCTGTGCTCGGGTTTTTATATATTTATTAGATTTTGAAGAAGACAGGGTGTATCTTTAACATTTGGTGTGAAAAATGATTTAAACGTTGAAGATTGGGAGTAAATCATTAACCATTGTCACGGAAACTGCTCTAAACGTTGAAGATAGAGTGCGAATCGTTAACGTTTGTCATGAAAATGGCACCAAATGTTGAAGATAGGGTGCGAATCCTTAACGTTTGTCATGCAAACCGCTTCAAACGTTGAAGATAACGCCCAAATCATTAACCTTTGTCACGGAAACTGCTCTAAACGTTGAAGATAGAGTGCGAATCGTTAACGTTTGTCATGCAAACCGCTCAAAATGTTGAAGATACGGCGCAAATCGTTAATGTTTGTCATGAATATGGCACCAAACGTTGAAGATACGGCGCAAATCGTTAATGTTTGTCATGAAAATGGCACCAAACGTTGAAGATAGGGTGCGAATCGTTAACTTTTGACATGCAAACTGCTCCAAACGTTGAAGATAAAGCGTAAATCATTAACTTTTATCATAAAAACTGCTCCAAATGTTAATGATAAGGCAAAAATCTTTAACGTTTTGTCTAAGAAACACTCCAAATGTTTAAGATAAAGCAAAAATCCTAAACATTTAACCTAAACCCCCCTAAACTTTAGAAAAATCATACATTCTATTAATCAAAATACGCAATCTTCTAAAATAATAATCAAAAAATATTTCCCAACCACATCGAACGTGCATTCGCACTAATAGTTTGGTAAAATTATATTAATAGAATTTTTTAGTTAAGATTAAGTCTATGAATATGTTCCCTAAATTAATCATCAAGCTGTGGCGACACTATTAATTATAATGTTGATCCTTAAAATATAAG
This window contains:
- a CDS encoding ABC transporter ATP-binding protein → MSLKIEQVTKRFGNFTAVDNLTLEIPEKQIFGFLGSNGAGKTTTFRMILGLIDATEGKITWQGEPINYERTDQIGYLPEERGLYPKLSVRDQIVYLARLRGMDKKDAVVELEKWLERFEVPQNIDKKVQELSKGNQQKIQFISAVIHQPKLLILDEPFSGLDPVNIEMMKDAVIDLKESGTSIVFSSHQMNTVEELCESLCIIQEGKQIIHGSLIDVKRSFGKKNVYIHADFDLTFLKDLPGVVSQRITPEGCKLQIESEDISQSVLEAVKNKGFVRRFALEEPSLNDIFIEKVGKSYG
- a CDS encoding ABC transporter permease; this translates as MAKFWIVLSHTYMSRFKSKSFIITTAIFVLFFVGMGNIDRIIGLFDNDDVLDQVAVIDETGGIYTSLIEQYEQIDANFEFVEYEGTLADAEEDILSGAIKGLLHIKPDPDNYFVVEYHTDQLINQSIQYQLTNDLQQLKNAYAIADQGIDYAMLEEIYQPIKFETVAVELADGTTARTAEEIGAAQGLVYVMLFILYFAVLQYGNMIAMDIANEKSSRVMEILISSSSPISQMFAKIIGISLLGLTQISIFLVSGYLIIESRAEDMNGEFFEVFGFADVPISTYVYAVVFFILGYFLYATLSAMLGSLVTRMEDVGQIMLPVTLMIVVAFMISMFGLNMPESSLVTVTSYIPFLSPLVMFLRVGLLDVPIWEIGLSIGLLVLTTIILAVIGARVYRGGVLMYGRSASLKDFKRALQLSKKDR